One region of Synechococcus elongatus PCC 11801 genomic DNA includes:
- a CDS encoding potassium channel family protein — MEPQRSRRSLNHRRNLVYSFWALLLLIVVGTLGYQLIEGWTGLDALYMTITTLATVGFGEVNPLSPKGRLFTILLILAGLILIGYVIKTATEALAEGYFQETLRDRRLRHLLNRLHNHYIICGFGRTGQEIAREFNAEALPFVVLDNDEAAIDTAIAAGFQAFVGDATLDEVLIKAGIERARCLVAAMPSDADNLYAILSAKTLNSELRTIARASSAEAVQKLRRGGADAVVSPYITGGRRMAAAARRPQAIDFIDDLTSASERSVYIDEFLLEQPRSRFLGRTLRDADLRGRSGALILAIRRTDGTLIAGPTGETYLELGDLLLCLGTRQQLQALEQLLA, encoded by the coding sequence GCTTCTGGGCGTTGCTCCTGCTGATTGTTGTCGGCACCTTGGGCTACCAGCTGATTGAGGGCTGGACAGGGCTAGATGCTCTGTACATGACGATCACAACGCTGGCTACGGTGGGATTTGGGGAAGTGAATCCCCTCAGTCCCAAGGGCCGGCTATTTACGATCCTGCTGATCTTGGCAGGGTTGATTTTGATTGGCTATGTGATCAAGACTGCAACCGAAGCCTTGGCCGAGGGATACTTCCAAGAAACGCTGCGCGATCGCCGACTACGACACTTACTCAATCGCTTGCACAATCACTACATCATTTGCGGCTTTGGTCGGACTGGCCAAGAAATTGCCCGTGAGTTCAACGCAGAAGCGCTGCCGTTTGTCGTTTTAGACAATGATGAGGCTGCGATTGACACAGCGATCGCGGCTGGATTTCAGGCATTTGTGGGTGATGCCACGCTCGATGAAGTGTTGATCAAAGCGGGAATTGAGCGGGCGCGCTGCTTGGTGGCGGCCATGCCGTCTGATGCGGACAACCTATACGCGATCCTGTCGGCTAAGACCCTGAATTCAGAGCTGCGAACGATCGCTAGGGCAAGTTCCGCTGAAGCTGTGCAAAAGCTGCGGCGCGGTGGGGCAGATGCAGTAGTGTCGCCTTACATCACTGGAGGTCGGCGGATGGCCGCAGCGGCTCGCCGTCCACAAGCGATCGATTTCATTGATGATCTGACTTCTGCCAGTGAGCGCTCGGTCTACATTGATGAGTTTTTGCTTGAGCAACCGCGATCGCGTTTTTTGGGGCGTACGCTACGGGATGCCGACCTGCGGGGGCGATCGGGGGCACTGATTCTGGCAATTCGGCGCACCGATGGCACCTTGATTGCGGGGCCCACTGGCGAAACCTATCTGGAGCTGGGCGATTTGTTGCTCTGCCTAGGAACTCGTCAGCAACTCCAAGCACTTGAGCAGTTATTGGCCTAG